CATTAAAATATGGTACGAGAATGTTTTAGCGATTTATAATAAGCTGAAAAGCTTAGAGGCTCTAACAGCAAGTAATAAGAAAGCTACAGAGGCTAAGGATAAAGCAAAAATTAACAGCGAAATTAAATCGTTGGTACAAGAATTGGAGTTGATGGAATGAGCAATTTGATTATATTTGAAGATAATAAAGTCAGGCGTGTATGGAATGAATCTGAACAGAAATGGTATTTTTCTGTTGATGATGTAGTAGAAATATTAACAGGCACTCCCAATGTTAAAGATTATATAAAAAAGCTTAGGAAACGTGATAAAGAGTTGGATTCCTACTGGGGGACAAATTGTCCCCCAGTAGAAATGATAGCTGCTGATGGTAAAAAAAGAAAAATTAAAGCTGCTAATACAGAAGGATTATTAAGAATAATTCAATCAATACCATCACCCAAAGCAGAACCATTTAAGCGTTGGTTAGCAAAGGTAGGATATGAACGACTGGAAGAAATAGAAAATCCAGAACTTGCTTCCAAACGTATGAGAGAAATATATGAACAAAAAGGTTATAGCGAGCAATGGATAGAAAAAAGGCTAAGAGGCAATGCTGTTCGTGATGAATTGGCAGATGAATGGAAAAAAAGAGGAGTTAAAGAACAAAAGGAGTTCGCTATACTTACTGCCGAAATCAGCAA
The Candidatus Margulisiibacteriota bacterium DNA segment above includes these coding regions:
- a CDS encoding phage antirepressor protein gives rise to the protein MSNLIIFEDNKVRRVWNESEQKWYFSVDDVVEILTGTPNVKDYIKKLRKRDKELDSYWGTNCPPVEMIAADGKKRKIKAANTEGLLRIIQSIPSPKAEPFKRWLAKVGYERLEEIENPELASKRMREIYEQKGYSEQWIEKRLRGNAVRDELADEWKKRGVKEQKEFAILTAEISKATFNMTPSEYKQYKGLDKPKENLRDHMTDLELIFTMLGEASTTEIAKKKDAQGFVQNKKAALEGGSIAGNARMELEKKTGSKIATKDNYKEIPESQKRKSIKGANENE